The Vicia villosa cultivar HV-30 ecotype Madison, WI linkage group LG1, Vvil1.0, whole genome shotgun sequence genome includes a region encoding these proteins:
- the LOC131629290 gene encoding DNA damage-binding protein 1-like: MAELQLIKVTKTHDDSGSCVEIMENYMNWGPISDLCVVDPKKKGQHQVVTCSGAYKAGSLGVFCYRVGFNELAFGELEGIKRMWSLGCANDLFDSLLVISFISKTRVFVILENDLNETEIQGLWCQHYFAMTQFTINLYR; encoded by the exons ATGGCTGAATTACAGTTGATCAAAGTAACTAAAACTCATGATGATAGCGGTTCTTGTGTGGAAATCATGGAAAACTATATGAATTGGGGGCCCATTTCGGATTTGTGTGTAGTAGATCCTAAAAAGAAAGGCCAACATCAGGTTGTGACTTGCTCTGGAGCATACAAAGCTGGTTCTCTTGGTGTTTTTTGTTACAGAGTAGGTTTCAATGAACTG GCATTCGGTGAACTTGAAGGTATCAAAAGAATGTGGTCACTAGGATGCGCAAATGATCTTTTTGACAGTCTCTTGGTTATAAGTTTTATAAGCAAAACAAGAGTATTTGTAATTCTTGAGAATGACTTAAATGAAACTGAGATTCAGGGATTATGGTGCCAACATTATTTTGCCATGACGCAGTTCACGATCAACTTATACAGGTAG